In Ilumatobacter fluminis, the following proteins share a genomic window:
- a CDS encoding lipopolysaccharide assembly protein LapA domain-containing protein produces MTYHEVRENHHPDEGGGRNLPSIKLVALLVVAVAIIVFFFQNTDSVEVEFLWMDVNWPVRSVILISLVAGMIIARLGSFFWNRARRRKNERDD; encoded by the coding sequence ATGACGTACCACGAAGTACGCGAGAACCACCACCCCGACGAGGGAGGCGGCCGCAACCTCCCGTCGATCAAGCTGGTCGCCCTGCTGGTGGTCGCCGTCGCGATCATCGTGTTCTTCTTCCAGAACACCGATTCGGTCGAGGTCGAGTTCTTGTGGATGGACGTGAACTGGCCGGTTCGCAGCGTCATCCTCATCTCGCTCGTCGCCGGCATGATCATCGCCCGTCTGGGCAGCTTCTTCTGGAACCGGGCTCGCCGCCGCAAGAACGAGCGCGACGACTGA
- a CDS encoding S9 family peptidase, whose product MTNTDQPSENPHTDIARRFLHERSDVHDPQVSPDGDRVAHVVTTCNLDENTTSARIWLDGTPVSAGPHDSQPRWSPDGRWLAFTSRRGEKKGDATLHVLPVTGPGEVRTVCTLPEGIADITWSPDGSKIGFISRTRDERYDAKDVSWQSPRKVERYFSRLNGDDWVFDRPSHVYVVNADGTGTPKNLTPGEFQHDGIAWTADSTAIITSAQRHDDWDTQLASDLYRVDLDETITLLTDHSGNHAAPAVSPDGSMIAFLGNDNPTLYPQNTKVGVMAIDGSERRFVSEGLDRTFFALNCPHAPLWIDDTTLLAAAEDRGATHVYRLTTSGDTPEPLTDGALNVTGFDQRSGTLATARSTVSRTSELFVTRDGRTEQTTHVGMSGRDWEHFVVPCTDGSDEIDAWIMRPADFDADRTYPVLLNVHGGPFTQYGEVFFDEAQMQAAAGFVVLMSNPRGGSGRHSGWGQAINGPKHTDVPGTGWGSVDVDDVLAVLDAALDRYSFCDRDRVGMIGGSYGGYMATTLAARHGDRFGAICSERAVNNLLTEEWSSDIGMTFRVEHGVDPVTDPGEYLRMSPIMQAHDIHVPMLLIHSEEDWRCPINQAEELWMTLKWLGRDVTFYRFPGENHELSRSGSPVHRRMRAEIILDFFADKLAADAANAS is encoded by the coding sequence ATGACCAACACCGATCAGCCGTCCGAGAACCCGCACACCGACATCGCCCGCCGCTTCCTGCACGAGCGTTCCGACGTCCACGATCCGCAGGTCTCCCCCGACGGCGACCGTGTCGCCCACGTCGTGACGACGTGCAATCTCGACGAGAACACGACATCGGCGCGCATCTGGCTCGACGGCACGCCCGTCAGCGCCGGCCCGCACGACAGCCAGCCACGCTGGTCGCCCGACGGTCGCTGGCTCGCGTTCACGAGCCGTCGCGGCGAGAAGAAGGGCGATGCGACGCTCCACGTGCTGCCCGTCACGGGCCCCGGCGAGGTCCGCACCGTGTGCACCCTCCCGGAAGGCATCGCCGACATCACGTGGTCGCCCGACGGCAGCAAGATCGGCTTCATCAGTCGCACCCGTGACGAGCGCTACGACGCCAAGGACGTGAGCTGGCAGTCGCCTCGCAAGGTCGAGCGGTACTTCTCCCGGCTCAACGGCGACGACTGGGTCTTCGATCGGCCGTCGCACGTCTACGTCGTCAACGCCGACGGCACCGGCACCCCCAAGAACCTCACGCCCGGCGAGTTCCAGCACGACGGCATCGCCTGGACGGCCGATTCGACGGCCATCATCACGTCGGCACAGCGACACGACGACTGGGACACCCAACTCGCCTCCGACCTGTACCGCGTCGACCTCGACGAGACGATCACCCTGCTCACCGACCACTCAGGCAACCATGCGGCACCGGCCGTGTCGCCCGACGGCTCGATGATCGCGTTCCTCGGCAACGACAACCCGACGCTGTACCCGCAGAACACCAAGGTCGGCGTGATGGCGATCGACGGGTCCGAACGACGGTTCGTCAGCGAGGGCCTCGACCGGACGTTCTTCGCCCTCAACTGCCCCCACGCTCCGCTCTGGATCGACGACACGACCTTGCTCGCGGCCGCCGAAGACCGTGGCGCCACGCACGTCTATCGGCTGACGACCTCGGGCGACACGCCCGAACCGCTGACCGATGGTGCACTCAACGTGACCGGCTTCGACCAGCGCTCCGGCACCCTGGCGACCGCCCGATCGACCGTGTCCCGCACCAGCGAGCTGTTCGTCACCCGCGACGGCCGGACCGAGCAGACGACCCATGTCGGCATGAGCGGCCGCGATTGGGAGCACTTCGTGGTCCCCTGCACCGACGGCTCGGACGAGATCGACGCCTGGATCATGCGACCGGCCGACTTCGATGCCGACCGGACCTACCCCGTCCTGCTCAACGTCCACGGCGGGCCGTTCACCCAATACGGCGAGGTGTTCTTCGACGAGGCGCAGATGCAGGCGGCCGCCGGCTTCGTCGTCCTGATGTCGAACCCTCGCGGCGGTAGCGGACGCCACTCGGGCTGGGGCCAGGCGATCAACGGCCCGAAGCACACCGACGTGCCCGGAACGGGATGGGGCAGCGTCGACGTGGACGACGTGCTCGCCGTGCTCGACGCCGCGCTCGACCGCTACTCGTTCTGCGACCGCGACCGGGTCGGGATGATCGGCGGCAGCTACGGCGGCTACATGGCGACGACATTGGCCGCCCGCCACGGCGATCGCTTCGGAGCGATCTGCTCCGAGCGAGCGGTGAACAACCTGCTGACCGAGGAGTGGTCGAGCGACATCGGCATGACGTTCCGTGTCGAACACGGCGTCGACCCGGTCACCGACCCCGGCGAGTACCTGCGGATGTCGCCGATCATGCAGGCGCACGACATCCACGTGCCGATGCTGCTGATCCACAGCGAGGAAGACTGGCGCTGCCCGATCAACCAGGCCGAAGAGCTCTGGATGACACTCAAGTGGCTCGGCCGCGACGTGACCTTCTACCGATTCCCGGGCGAGAACCACGAACTGTCCCGCAGCGGGTCACCGGTGCACCGTCGGATGCGAGCCGAGATCATCCTCGACTTCTTCGCCGACAAGCTGGCCGCCGACGCCGCGAACGCGTCGTGA
- a CDS encoding RecB family exonuclease: protein MTDLATASSDTPTWTVPTSLSPSRVESFLSCPLAFRFSSIEKLPDPPTVATTRGSLVHRALEILFTLPAADRTPAALDRSLDAAILEYQQMPDYTALQLDREQATKFERECRELCSNYLKIEDPRTVREIGLELKLEAPVGDLTLRGIIDRLELDADGELVVTDYKTGRAPSPNWERKSLSGVHFYSFLCESVFGKRPAAIRLMYLKSGETITATPSEQSTKFLTTRTSAVWKAVATACERDDFRPRQSNLCSWCAYQRWCPEFGGDPSLAATEAPVTLASRS from the coding sequence ATGACCGATCTGGCCACTGCATCCTCCGACACCCCCACCTGGACCGTCCCGACGAGCCTGTCGCCGTCTCGCGTCGAGTCGTTCCTCTCGTGCCCGCTGGCGTTCCGCTTCTCGTCGATCGAGAAGCTCCCCGACCCCCCGACGGTCGCGACCACCCGCGGCTCGCTCGTACATCGGGCGCTCGAAATCCTGTTCACGCTGCCGGCGGCCGACCGCACGCCGGCCGCCCTCGATCGCAGCCTCGACGCCGCGATCCTCGAGTACCAGCAGATGCCCGACTACACGGCGCTCCAGCTCGACCGTGAGCAGGCCACGAAGTTCGAGCGCGAGTGCCGCGAGCTGTGCTCGAACTACCTGAAGATCGAAGATCCGCGGACGGTTCGCGAGATCGGTCTCGAGCTCAAGCTCGAGGCGCCGGTCGGCGACCTGACCCTACGCGGCATCATCGACCGCCTCGAACTCGACGCCGACGGTGAGCTGGTCGTCACCGACTACAAGACCGGCCGGGCGCCGAGCCCCAACTGGGAACGCAAGAGCCTGTCGGGCGTGCACTTCTACTCGTTCTTGTGCGAGTCGGTCTTCGGGAAGCGGCCGGCGGCGATCCGTCTGATGTATCTGAAGTCGGGCGAGACAATCACGGCGACACCGTCCGAACAGTCGACCAAGTTCCTCACGACACGCACGAGCGCGGTCTGGAAGGCGGTTGCGACGGCGTGCGAGCGCGACGACTTCCGGCCCCGCCAGAGCAACCTGTGCAGCTGGTGCGCGTATCAGCGCTGGTGTCCCGAGTTCGGCGGCGACCCGTCGCTCGCCGCCACCGAGGCGCCGGTGACGCTGGCGAGCCGCTCGTGA
- the bfr gene encoding bacterioferritin, producing the protein MQGNPEIIELLNEVLTAELTAINQYFLHAKIMDDWGYKKLGDYTKHESIDEMKHAEAVTDRILLLDGLPNYQRYFPLRIGETVPEMFQADLELEYTAVERLNRAIAKSVEVGDNGSRELFEQILVSEEEHIDWLETQLTAISQIGVENYLSQQLGE; encoded by the coding sequence ATGCAGGGCAACCCCGAGATCATCGAACTGCTCAACGAGGTTCTGACCGCCGAGCTCACGGCGATCAACCAGTACTTCCTCCACGCCAAGATCATGGACGACTGGGGCTACAAGAAGCTCGGCGACTACACCAAGCACGAGTCGATCGACGAGATGAAGCACGCCGAGGCGGTCACCGACCGCATCCTGCTGCTCGACGGCCTGCCCAACTACCAGCGCTACTTCCCGCTCCGGATCGGTGAAACGGTGCCCGAGATGTTCCAGGCCGACCTCGAACTCGAGTACACCGCGGTCGAGCGCCTCAACCGAGCGATCGCGAAGTCGGTCGAGGTCGGCGACAACGGGTCGCGCGAGCTGTTCGAGCAGATCCTCGTCTCCGAAGAAGAACACATCGACTGGCTCGAGACGCAGCTGACCGCGATCTCCCAGATCGGCGTCGAGAACTACCTCAGCCAGCAGCTCGGCGAGTGA
- a CDS encoding phosphatase PAP2 family protein, with amino-acid sequence MTDEHPIRDGVDHAIDAARDVPGVGAIVDAAENADQAAHEYPGDDRPQGSTLGDAVRWFDDTVDAFLEPWRDQPVVSAIMGAATNAGEFSGIWHASNIVRGIALGRPDQVVALGVGIGLESLVVNQGLKRLFKRRRPTTGGDDRFDIRTPLTSSFPSGHASAAAFAATTLIAWDGKRSIPLWGTMAATVAVSRPFVRIHHGSDIVGGVVAGVGMALIARRVFTRLGVA; translated from the coding sequence GTGACCGACGAACACCCCATCCGCGACGGCGTCGACCACGCGATCGACGCAGCACGTGACGTGCCGGGCGTCGGAGCGATCGTCGACGCCGCCGAGAACGCCGATCAGGCCGCCCACGAGTACCCGGGCGACGACCGCCCCCAGGGTTCGACGTTGGGCGACGCCGTCCGCTGGTTCGACGACACGGTCGACGCCTTCCTCGAGCCGTGGCGCGACCAGCCGGTCGTCAGCGCGATCATGGGCGCCGCCACGAACGCCGGTGAGTTCAGCGGCATCTGGCACGCGTCCAACATCGTGCGCGGCATCGCCCTCGGCCGACCCGATCAGGTCGTGGCGCTCGGGGTCGGGATCGGCCTCGAGAGCCTCGTGGTGAATCAGGGCCTGAAGCGGCTGTTCAAGCGTCGCCGCCCGACCACCGGCGGCGACGACCGCTTCGACATCCGCACTCCCCTCACGTCGTCGTTCCCGAGCGGGCACGCGAGCGCCGCGGCGTTCGCCGCAACGACCCTCATCGCCTGGGACGGCAAGCGATCGATCCCGCTGTGGGGCACGATGGCAGCCACCGTCGCCGTCAGCCGTCCCTTCGTCCGGATCCACCACGGCTCCGACATCGTGGGCGGCGTCGTCGCCGGCGTCGGCATGGCGCTGATCGCCCGCCGGGTGTTCACACGGCTCGGCGTCGCCTAG
- a CDS encoding S8 family serine peptidase, whose protein sequence is MPRLHASVATLTALAVVTTFASASATATGDSAGEPSADPTDTSTVTVEVLVDDAVDEAEVVEQVADEGGTVIASAPGVVLVEVPDEAAADELDEIGADADVVVRDPVLVDVRPEQIPEAPDDLLEWLEQYGPTTGGAEGYIGADDWHDAGFTGTGVKVGVIDFFDTTFWDIAEHGPLPVAGTTARCVALGADCSADFFDGIDLGGERHGVAVVEIIRDVAPDAEIFIGQAATTADYQILVDWFVAKGVQVISRSLGSRYDGPGDGRGTLDDIAASATARGVTWVNSGGNNGERRYYRQPARLSGSYVAFGPSGTDTYLDFRGCVQLGGIRWAADWDLPAAQRTDYDAYLVEAPSGSPGAGTVVATSTADQRAGATPIELFEQGYCPDPGNRLYLRLRWLGGDISNDVIEVTDYGNGIAQFTQAPYSASVPIVDSDDPGVVAVGAIDPPFGSEVASYTSQGPTNDGREAPDLAAVSGFSNTVYGSTFSGTSAAAPVVAGAAALVLDAGLAAGGRPLGSYLRNQTIDRGDPGVDNRFGHGQFTLSSPPEQVGIDDRPAVFEPLDVPQRVLDTRPDRAVGPIDLIGELWPGETLDLPVAGAAGLPPNGVTAVAVNIVSVTADRPSHVQAFPTESAELGAFSNLNIDRPGQTRANFATVPLGADGSISINSIARGHIVVDLLGWFRAESDAVSAGRFVEFEAAQRVLDSRSGSPLGSGEVRTVPLPSGVDRSTVDAWVVTVTATRASADGWVQAIPAGRTDAVGTTSTLNVTAGDTVANAAIVPVDDDGRIALTSFFLGDGRADVIVDVTGYITSPVASASTDGRFVAIRPDRAFDSRTSTGALRDRQAVTVDARTVGVPASASGVVWNTTIAGAARAGHVNGWAAGSPEPSTSVLNWSTAGSTRAASAVIAVAQGQGRFRVEDGPVDASTPLGHLVIDVFGYFT, encoded by the coding sequence GTGCCACGCCTCCACGCCTCCGTCGCCACGTTGACGGCGCTCGCCGTCGTGACGACGTTCGCGTCTGCATCGGCCACGGCGACCGGCGACTCGGCGGGCGAGCCGTCTGCCGACCCGACCGACACGTCGACGGTCACGGTCGAGGTCCTGGTCGACGACGCCGTCGACGAAGCCGAGGTCGTCGAGCAGGTCGCCGACGAGGGCGGCACCGTCATCGCCTCGGCGCCCGGGGTCGTCCTCGTCGAGGTCCCCGACGAGGCAGCCGCCGACGAACTCGACGAGATCGGCGCAGACGCCGACGTGGTCGTCCGCGACCCGGTGCTCGTCGACGTCCGCCCCGAACAGATCCCGGAGGCGCCCGACGACCTGCTCGAGTGGCTCGAGCAGTACGGCCCGACGACCGGCGGCGCCGAGGGGTACATCGGCGCCGACGACTGGCACGACGCCGGCTTCACCGGGACCGGCGTCAAGGTCGGGGTGATCGACTTCTTCGACACGACCTTCTGGGACATCGCCGAACACGGCCCGCTCCCGGTCGCCGGAACAACCGCGCGGTGCGTCGCGCTCGGCGCCGACTGCTCGGCCGACTTCTTCGACGGCATCGACCTCGGAGGTGAGCGCCATGGAGTCGCCGTCGTCGAGATCATCCGCGACGTCGCGCCCGACGCCGAGATCTTCATCGGTCAGGCGGCCACGACCGCCGACTACCAGATCCTCGTCGACTGGTTCGTCGCCAAGGGTGTCCAGGTCATCAGCCGTTCACTCGGCAGCCGCTACGACGGTCCGGGCGACGGCCGCGGCACGCTCGACGACATCGCCGCCTCGGCCACCGCCCGCGGCGTCACCTGGGTGAACTCCGGCGGCAACAACGGCGAGCGTCGCTACTACCGACAACCGGCCCGGCTGAGTGGGTCGTACGTCGCGTTCGGGCCCAGCGGCACCGACACCTATCTCGACTTCCGCGGCTGCGTCCAACTCGGCGGCATCCGCTGGGCCGCCGACTGGGACCTCCCCGCCGCCCAACGCACCGACTACGACGCGTATCTCGTCGAAGCGCCGTCGGGTTCGCCGGGTGCCGGGACGGTCGTCGCGACGAGCACAGCCGATCAGCGCGCCGGGGCCACTCCGATCGAACTGTTCGAGCAGGGCTACTGCCCCGATCCCGGCAACCGGCTCTACCTGCGGCTGCGCTGGCTCGGCGGCGACATCTCGAACGACGTCATCGAGGTGACCGACTACGGCAACGGCATCGCCCAGTTCACCCAGGCGCCGTACTCGGCCTCGGTCCCGATCGTCGACAGCGACGACCCCGGCGTGGTCGCGGTCGGTGCGATCGATCCCCCGTTCGGATCAGAGGTCGCGTCGTACACCTCTCAGGGACCGACCAACGACGGACGCGAAGCGCCCGACCTCGCCGCCGTGTCCGGGTTCTCCAACACCGTCTACGGCTCGACGTTCTCCGGCACCAGCGCCGCCGCACCCGTCGTGGCCGGCGCCGCGGCACTCGTGCTCGACGCCGGACTCGCCGCCGGCGGTCGACCGCTCGGTTCGTACCTGCGAAACCAGACCATCGACCGGGGGGACCCCGGCGTCGACAACCGCTTCGGGCACGGACAGTTCACGCTGTCGTCACCGCCCGAGCAGGTCGGCATCGACGACCGCCCGGCCGTCTTCGAGCCGCTCGACGTCCCGCAGCGCGTCCTCGACACCCGCCCCGACCGCGCCGTCGGCCCGATCGACTTGATCGGTGAGCTCTGGCCGGGAGAGACACTCGACCTCCCGGTGGCGGGGGCAGCCGGCCTGCCGCCGAACGGGGTCACGGCGGTCGCCGTCAACATCGTCAGCGTCACCGCCGACCGGCCGAGTCACGTGCAGGCGTTCCCGACGGAGAGCGCCGAGCTCGGTGCGTTCTCGAACCTGAACATCGACCGCCCCGGGCAGACGAGAGCCAACTTCGCCACCGTGCCACTCGGCGCCGACGGTTCGATCTCGATCAACTCGATCGCTCGCGGCCACATCGTCGTCGACCTGCTGGGCTGGTTCCGCGCCGAGTCCGACGCCGTGTCTGCCGGCCGATTCGTCGAGTTCGAGGCTGCGCAGCGCGTCCTCGACTCGCGCTCGGGTTCGCCGTTGGGCTCGGGCGAGGTCCGAACGGTTCCGCTGCCGTCCGGCGTCGATCGGAGCACGGTCGACGCCTGGGTGGTGACGGTCACCGCCACACGCGCGAGCGCCGACGGCTGGGTCCAGGCGATCCCAGCCGGCCGAACCGATGCGGTCGGCACGACGTCGACGCTGAACGTGACGGCCGGCGACACGGTGGCCAACGCGGCGATCGTCCCGGTCGACGACGACGGACGCATCGCTCTGACCTCGTTCTTCCTCGGCGACGGGCGCGCCGATGTGATCGTCGACGTCACCGGTTACATCACCTCGCCGGTGGCGAGCGCCTCGACCGACGGACGCTTCGTCGCGATCCGGCCCGACCGAGCCTTCGACTCACGAACCTCCACTGGCGCGTTGCGCGACCGACAGGCCGTCACGGTCGACGCCCGGACGGTGGGCGTCCCGGCCTCGGCGAGCGGGGTCGTGTGGAACACGACGATCGCCGGAGCGGCACGAGCGGGTCACGTGAACGGATGGGCCGCCGGGTCGCCCGAACCGTCGACCTCGGTCCTGAACTGGTCGACGGCCGGCTCGACCAGGGCGGCCAGCGCCGTCATCGCCGTCGCGCAGGGGCAGGGACGGTTCCGGGTGGAGGACGGCCCGGTCGATGCGTCGACACCACTCGGACACCTCGTGATCGACGTGTTCGGCTACTTCACCTGA
- a CDS encoding wax ester/triacylglycerol synthase domain-containing protein: MTDEMRFDRAMSDAEGLMWRLEKDPHLSSNFASVAILDRAPDPDSFRRKMEHAVAAIPRLRQRVVPSPANLSAPVWADDPEFSLDRHLRRIACPKPGTVQQVVDLATLLVADPFDRTRPLWQFIVVEGLRGGKAALIAKMHHTITDGERGVELSMQYLDFERDAPELPPLAVDAEQSAPPEPDPADPIRDLVAGGMRIPIGIVRQVRDLLADPTSLPDASSAASKTLHGIVSQLSDTEAARSPLWTARSLDRHVETLRAPFRPTKDAAKKLGGTLNTAFLTAAADAAANYHIRLGSPVETLRASMAISTRTADSGGNAFSLARMLVPTEEMPIDERFRAIHEQSLAAREASKSAGLDALAAITTVLPTSLITRLARQQAHTVDFATSNVKGSPIPVYVSGAQLLEIYPIGPLLGVAFNLTLMSYLGSLDMAMHVDTAAITEPALLAECLDDAFKRLAKV, translated from the coding sequence ATGACGGATGAGATGCGGTTCGACAGAGCGATGTCCGACGCCGAAGGGCTGATGTGGCGGCTCGAGAAAGATCCGCATCTGTCGTCGAACTTCGCGAGCGTCGCCATCCTCGATCGCGCACCAGACCCCGACTCGTTCCGACGCAAGATGGAACACGCTGTCGCAGCGATCCCCCGCCTTCGCCAGCGGGTCGTGCCGAGCCCGGCGAACCTGTCGGCGCCCGTGTGGGCGGACGACCCCGAGTTCTCGCTCGACCGCCACCTGCGTCGCATCGCATGCCCGAAGCCGGGCACCGTCCAGCAGGTCGTCGACCTGGCGACCCTCCTGGTCGCCGACCCGTTCGATCGGACCCGTCCGCTCTGGCAGTTCATCGTCGTCGAGGGCTTGCGGGGCGGCAAGGCCGCCCTCATCGCCAAGATGCACCACACCATCACCGACGGTGAGCGCGGCGTCGAACTGTCGATGCAGTACCTCGACTTCGAACGCGACGCCCCCGAACTCCCACCGCTGGCCGTCGACGCCGAACAGTCGGCGCCTCCCGAGCCCGACCCGGCCGACCCCATCCGCGATCTCGTGGCCGGTGGGATGCGGATCCCGATCGGGATCGTCCGCCAGGTCCGCGATCTGTTGGCCGATCCGACGAGTCTTCCCGATGCGTCGAGCGCCGCCTCCAAGACGCTGCACGGCATCGTGTCGCAACTGTCCGACACCGAGGCCGCTCGCTCGCCGCTGTGGACCGCCCGCTCGCTCGACCGACACGTCGAGACCCTGCGGGCGCCGTTCCGGCCGACGAAGGACGCGGCGAAGAAGCTCGGTGGCACGCTCAACACGGCGTTCCTCACCGCGGCTGCCGACGCCGCAGCGAACTACCACATCCGACTCGGCTCGCCGGTGGAGACACTTCGAGCGTCGATGGCGATCTCGACTCGCACGGCCGACTCGGGCGGCAACGCGTTCTCGCTGGCACGCATGCTTGTGCCGACCGAGGAGATGCCGATCGACGAACGGTTCCGGGCGATCCACGAACAGAGCCTCGCTGCCCGCGAAGCATCGAAGTCGGCAGGTCTCGACGCGCTGGCAGCGATCACGACGGTGCTGCCGACATCGCTGATCACCCGACTCGCGCGGCAGCAGGCGCACACGGTCGACTTCGCCACGTCGAACGTCAAGGGGTCACCGATCCCGGTCTACGTGTCGGGGGCGCAGCTGCTCGAGATCTACCCGATCGGCCCGCTGCTGGGCGTGGCGTTCAACCTGACGTTGATGTCGTATCTCGGCAGCCTCGACATGGCGATGCACGTCGACACGGCCGCGATCACGGAGCCCGCCCTGCTCGCCGAGTGCCTCGACGACGCATTCAAGCGACTCGCGAAGGTCTGA
- a CDS encoding SDR family oxidoreductase: protein MRPTMVITGGSRGIGAATARMAAERGHDIVVSYVRDADAADRVVADCRSAGAAAIAVRSDVAVERDVVMLFDRTIDEFGRVDVLVNNAGILHRAAPLAKFEVDRLEDVVRVNVIGAFVAAREAVRRMSTRLGGAGGAIVNVSSAASYLGSPNEFIDYAATKGALDTMTIGLAKEVASEGIRVNGVRPGLIETDIHASSGIDDRIARHAPNVPMQRGGHPDEVAEAICWLASDAASYVTGTFVDVSGGR from the coding sequence ATGCGTCCGACGATGGTCATCACGGGTGGGAGCCGGGGGATCGGTGCCGCCACGGCACGGATGGCCGCCGAGCGCGGCCACGACATCGTGGTGTCGTACGTCCGCGACGCCGACGCTGCCGACCGGGTCGTCGCCGACTGTCGGTCGGCGGGTGCGGCGGCGATCGCGGTCCGTTCCGATGTCGCGGTCGAGCGCGACGTCGTGATGCTCTTCGACCGGACGATCGACGAGTTCGGGCGCGTCGACGTGCTCGTCAACAACGCCGGCATCCTGCACCGAGCCGCTCCGCTCGCGAAGTTCGAGGTCGACCGGCTCGAGGACGTCGTGCGGGTCAACGTGATCGGTGCGTTCGTCGCCGCGCGCGAAGCGGTTCGGCGGATGTCGACCCGGCTCGGGGGCGCCGGTGGGGCGATCGTCAACGTGTCGTCGGCGGCCTCGTACCTCGGGAGCCCGAACGAGTTCATCGACTACGCAGCCACGAAGGGCGCACTCGACACGATGACGATCGGACTGGCCAAAGAAGTCGCGTCGGAGGGGATCCGGGTGAACGGTGTTCGGCCGGGTCTGATCGAGACCGACATCCACGCGTCGTCGGGGATCGACGATCGCATCGCCCGGCACGCTCCGAACGTGCCGATGCAGCGCGGCGGCCACCCGGACGAGGTCGCCGAGGCGATCTGCTGGCTCGCGAGCGATGCAGCGAGCTACGTCACCGGCACCTTCGTCGACGTGTCCGGTGGGCGCTGA
- a CDS encoding (2Fe-2S)-binding protein — protein sequence MAYVCLCNSVSERKVRRVIDHGASSIDEVGAACGAGTTCHGCHDTIDDLLDEQRVSIPRLRRVS from the coding sequence ATGGCTTACGTGTGTCTGTGCAACAGCGTCAGCGAGCGCAAGGTCCGCCGTGTGATCGATCACGGCGCCTCGTCGATCGACGAGGTCGGCGCGGCGTGCGGCGCCGGCACCACGTGCCACGGATGCCACGACACGATCGACGACCTCCTCGACGAGCAACGTGTGTCGATCCCCCGCCTGCGCCGCGTGTCGTGA
- a CDS encoding alpha/beta fold hydrolase: MLHLDSVDDASIAVYDLAGDASLPPLLISHATGFHAHCYLPVARALGERYHVWALDHRGHGHSTVPAEWSVDWKPFGVDTRLVAEHIAPDGGLVGVGHSMGGATLLMAAHADPGRFDHLVLFEPISFPGTDYDPDPDEELPIAQGARRRRRRFPSRQAAIDNYASKPPLALMQPEVLADYVEHGFRDAVDEHGEPVVELRCAPEFEAAVFMTGGANGVWDLLPEIETPCTIVSGVVSETEPSRVSEPLAERLPNARYVRFDDQTHFGPFSHPGEFAALV; the protein is encoded by the coding sequence GTGCTGCACCTCGATTCGGTCGACGACGCGTCGATCGCGGTCTACGACCTCGCCGGCGACGCGTCGCTCCCTCCCCTGCTGATCTCCCACGCAACGGGATTCCACGCCCACTGCTACCTGCCCGTCGCACGAGCGCTCGGCGAGCGCTACCACGTGTGGGCGCTCGATCATCGCGGTCACGGCCACAGCACCGTGCCCGCCGAGTGGAGCGTCGACTGGAAGCCGTTCGGCGTCGACACCCGGCTGGTGGCCGAACACATCGCCCCGGACGGCGGTCTCGTCGGCGTCGGCCATTCGATGGGCGGCGCCACCTTGTTGATGGCCGCCCACGCAGACCCCGGACGCTTCGACCACCTCGTCCTGTTCGAACCGATCTCGTTCCCCGGCACCGACTACGACCCCGATCCGGACGAGGAACTCCCGATCGCCCAGGGCGCCCGACGCCGGCGGCGCCGATTCCCGTCGCGGCAGGCGGCGATCGACAACTACGCCTCGAAACCGCCGCTGGCGCTGATGCAACCCGAGGTGCTCGCCGACTACGTCGAGCACGGGTTCCGCGACGCCGTCGACGAGCACGGCGAGCCCGTCGTCGAGCTGCGGTGCGCTCCCGAGTTCGAGGCCGCGGTGTTCATGACCGGCGGGGCAAACGGGGTGTGGGACCTGCTCCCCGAGATCGAGACGCCGTGCACGATCGTCAGCGGCGTCGTGTCCGAGACCGAACCGTCGCGCGTGTCCGAACCGCTGGCCGAACGGTTGCCGAACGCCCGCTACGTGCGGTTCGACGACCAGACCCATTTCGGACCGTTCAGTCATCCCGGCGAGTTCGCGGCGCTCGTCTGA